Within Deinococcus actinosclerus, the genomic segment AACGCGCCGCGCCGCGAGACGGTCAGGGAGCGGCTGGCGTCCTCCGGCGTGGCGGGGCGGACGGTGACCTGCGCGGGTTTGCCGGTGGGGGCGCGCAGGGCCTGCGCGGTGTCGAGTACGCGTTCCACCCGCTCGGGCACGTCGGGGGCGCCGACCGGGCACGCGGCGCAGTCCCCGTGGATGAGGGTCAGCGGCACCCCCCACGCGCCGGCCGCCGAGAGGAGCGCGGGGGTGACGCGGCCCAGGCACGGCAGGCTGGGCCCGCCCGCGCCGCTGCGGCTGCAGGTGAGGCTGGCGTCCGGCGCGGCGCGGCTCGCGGCGTCCTGCTGGTCGCGCACGCTCTGGAGGGCCGGTTCGAGGTTGTATTCGAGCGCCCCGCTGGGGCAGACCTGCACGCACAGGCCGCAGCCGGTGCAGAGGTCCGGGTCGATCTGGATGCTGTCACCCAGCATGCCGAGCGTGATGGCGCCGTGCGGGCAGGTTGCGTGGCAGGCGTCGCAGCCGCCCACCGCCTGCCGTTCGAGGAGGCAGCGGGGCGCGGTGAAGCGCGGTACGTGGTTCCCGGCGTCGTCCAGCCGGGCGAGGACACCCTGAAGCATGCGCGGAGTCTACGCGCCCGGCGTGGGCGGGCGCCGGGTGGGAATCTTCATTGTGATGTAGGCCACGCCCGCCAGCCCCACCAGCACCCACGCCACCTGCCCGATCAGGACGGGAATGCGCCCCACGCTGAAGGCCACCGCCGCCACGATGCACAGGCAGGCGATCCATTTGGCCCGCAGCGGCATGCCCAGCCCCGCGCGGTAGTCGCGCACCAGCGCGCCGACGACGGGCCGTGACAGCAGCCACGCCTCCCACCGGGGGTCGCCCCGGGAGAACGCGGCGGCGGCCAGCACGAACCACACCGTGCCGGGAAAGCCGGGCAGGATCAGGCCCAGCACGCCCAGTCCGGTCAGCAGGAACCCGGCGGCCACCCACAGCGGGCGGCGGCGGGGCGGCGCGTCGGGACGCGGGGCGGGGTCGGGGGCGGTCATGCCCGGCAGCGTACCGCGTGGCGCGCCCCCGGGTGTCCCCGTCAGGCCGGGAGGATCAGGATGCCGTCCTCGTCGGCGTGCACGGCGTCGCCGGGGTGGATGGTCACGCCCGCGAGGGTGACGGGCACGTCGCGTTCGCCGAGGCGCTCCTTGCCGCTGCGGCGCGGGTGGGCTGCCAGGGCGCGCACGCCGAGGTTCAGCTGGGCGAGTTCGCTGGTGTCGCGCACGCAGCCGTTCACGATCACGCCCGCCCAGCCCCCCGTGACGGCCAGTTCACCCAGTTCCCCGCCCAGCAGCGCGCAGTCCAGCGCCCCGCCGGCGTCCACGACGAGGACGCGGCCCTCGCCGGGCTGAGCGAGCACCTCGCGCACCAGCGGGTTGTGGCCGGGCACGCGCAGGGTCACGGCTGGGCCGTTGAAGCGCGGGCGGCCCCCGAATTCCCGGAACACGGGGGCGAGGATGGGCGCGTCGGGCCGCAGGTCGCTGAGGTCCGTGACGGGCAGGTCCTCGGTGGGCAGCGTCTCGGTGGGCAGGTCCAGCTCCGGGGTGGTGTCACTGGTTGTGCGGGTCATGCCGCAGTACAGCAGCCTCCCGGCAGGCGGGGTGTTTACCGCGTGGGGGACGTTCCCGCGCCGGTGACGGGTTCCGGCCCGGCATCCAGGGGCGGCGTGACCGGGTGGGTGGGTTCGTGGTGGATGCGGCCCGCGTGCCCGCTGAGGAACGACCCGTCGTACCCGCGCCGCCACGCCATGAGTTCCGCCAGGATGCTCAGCGCGACCTCCTCGGGGGCCTCGGCGCCCAGGCGCAGGCCGATCGGGGAGCGCAGGCGGGCCAGCTGCGCGGGCGTGAAGGTCACCCCCTCCTCCTGCAGGGCGTTCAGGAGGTCCAGCGCGCGGCTGCGCGGCCCCAGGACGCCCACGTACGGCGCGCCGGAATGCAGCGCGTGCGCCAGGCACACCCGGTCGCGGTCAATGTGGTGGTTCATGACGATCAGGTGCGCCCGCTCGCCCGGCGTGAATGCGCCCAGTTCCTCGGGGGCCAGGGCGTGCAGGGTCGCGCCGGGAAAGCGGCCCGGCGTGAGGTACGCGCCGCGCGGGTCGATGACGTGCACGTCGTAGCCCAGCGCGTGCGCCTGCGCCGAGAGCGGCATGGCGTCGTGCCCGGCGCCGTACAGCACGAGCTGCGGCGGCGGGGTGCTGACGTCCACGAACACCGCCGAGCCGTCGGGGGCGGTCAGGGTCGCGGCGCGCGGCTCCAGGTGCGTGAGGCGCTCGCGGGCGGCGGCCAGCGCGAAGGGCCGCAGGTCGGCCCGCAGGTCCCCCAGCGCCTCCCCGTCCGGCGTGACCAGCAGCCGCCCCGCGCCGGGGCGCAGGGGCACGATCAGCGCGGCCTTCTCCCCGGCCTCCAGCGCCGCGAGCCACGCGGCGGTCACCGGGTCGCCCGGGTCCACGCGTTCCACGCGCACGTCCACGCTGCCGCCGCAGCCGATCCCTAGGCCCCAGGTGGCGTCCTCGGAGAGGTCGTAGTGGGTCAGGGCGCTGTCCCCGGTGCGGATCACGTCCAGCGCGACCTCGACCACCTCGGCCTCCAGGCAGCCGCCGGAGAGCATGCACACCTGCGCGCCGTCGTCGAGGATCAGCATGCGGGTGCCCTCGCGGCGGTAGGCGCT encodes:
- a CDS encoding 4Fe-4S dicluster domain-containing protein translates to MLQGVLARLDDAGNHVPRFTAPRCLLERQAVGGCDACHATCPHGAITLGMLGDSIQIDPDLCTGCGLCVQVCPSGALEYNLEPALQSVRDQQDAASRAAPDASLTCSRSGAGGPSLPCLGRVTPALLSAAGAWGVPLTLIHGDCAACPVGAPDVPERVERVLDTAQALRAPTGKPAQVTVRPATPEDASRSLTVSRRGAFGALFRVGKQHLAQSIPESPLPFVDWSVPEDRTPQEWTWRARSLKPTPPEDAAIPWPAPLVDDTCIDCPVCTNVCPTDAITRDLQPDGGVKLLLNLSACTGCMGCLHSCPPQAIHAQTHWRPAAFGAPLLLRESDTIM
- a CDS encoding XdhC family protein, with the protein product MNAAETRALLGALRAAHARGQRAAIATVVGVRGSAYRREGTRMLILDDGAQVCMLSGGCLEAEVVEVALDVIRTGDSALTHYDLSEDATWGLGIGCGGSVDVRVERVDPGDPVTAAWLAALEAGEKAALIVPLRPGAGRLLVTPDGEALGDLRADLRPFALAAARERLTHLEPRAATLTAPDGSAVFVDVSTPPPQLVLYGAGHDAMPLSAQAHALGYDVHVIDPRGAYLTPGRFPGATLHALAPEELGAFTPGERAHLIVMNHHIDRDRVCLAHALHSGAPYVGVLGPRSRALDLLNALQEEGVTFTPAQLARLRSPIGLRLGAEAPEEVALSILAELMAWRRGYDGSFLSGHAGRIHHEPTHPVTPPLDAGPEPVTGAGTSPTR
- the rraA gene encoding ribonuclease E activity regulator RraA: MTRTTSDTTPELDLPTETLPTEDLPVTDLSDLRPDAPILAPVFREFGGRPRFNGPAVTLRVPGHNPLVREVLAQPGEGRVLVVDAGGALDCALLGGELGELAVTGGWAGVIVNGCVRDTSELAQLNLGVRALAAHPRRSGKERLGERDVPVTLAGVTIHPGDAVHADEDGILILPA
- a CDS encoding YbaN family protein; the protein is MTAPDPAPRPDAPPRRRPLWVAAGFLLTGLGVLGLILPGFPGTVWFVLAAAAFSRGDPRWEAWLLSRPVVGALVRDYRAGLGMPLRAKWIACLCIVAAVAFSVGRIPVLIGQVAWVLVGLAGVAYITMKIPTRRPPTPGA